AGGGATCTTGTCCTCTTTGTGGAAAAACACCCCTGTTCCTCGTTCTGCCTCCCTATGAAAAATTGAGATTTAACGAGCTAGAACGAGATAGACTAACTTCATAGAGAGAGGGTGTCCTTCGCGAGGCGGAATCTGAAGGAAGTCGGAGGCAAAACTCTGGTCTGACGGACAGAAATCACATACAAGGCAGAGTATGCCGGGTAAGGTTGCCAAACAAACTGAAGCCCAATGACTACCCGAAGGTATGCTATGTAAATGTGGCAGACGTGGAGTGAAAGACTATACGCCTTAACAGGGGAGGTCTGCATGGTACGCTGTGCAAGGTGATGATGTATTTGCCTTCTAGTAACCTCCATTAAAAGGTGGAGCTGAACATGCAGAAGTCAGTTCGAGTCATAGTACCGTAGAAACTAGCGAAAGCCAGCGGAGGGAAGGACTTGACGGTGATAGTAAACCAGTCGTAGTCTACCGAGGAAGCGAGAATAGCAGTTGCTCTAAAGAGGTTACTTATCTGAGAGTAGGTTGGAAATCGAGGGCAAACGATAAGAACGCTTAGCGACCAAGGATGGGCCATGCAAGACATAGGTCAGGTTTGCTGAAACCGAACCGCCTCTTGCGAGATCCGCATGAGCGGTGGTGTGAGAGGACGGGGGTTAGTCACCCCCTCCTACTCGATCGATTATATAGTTGACGAACTTGGAGTCTAGTGTCGAAGAGATCTTACATCCCCAATCAGGTGCTTTGTTGATTGTTTTGGCGCACCTGATCACTGCTTTCACACCGCATTCGATTGTTCCGTTAGCCAGTCATTGGCCAAAGATACGCCAAGTTTTGCTAGTTTAGCAGCTGTACATTGGACAATGATGCCGTTCAATTCAATGAAGGGTCGTTGTTAACCAAGCCCAAGGCCCGCCTCGCGACCTTGGTCGGACAAAGGTCTTGATCCGCAAAGGTGTAAAACGGCGCATTAATTGTCGTCTCTGGGAACGACTCATCTCTTGGGCCCCCTCCGGTTTGCTTTATGAGGATGTCGTGGAGCAAAATTACCTGCTGTCTCACTTTGCCGGCGCCTCAAATGCCTTAATATGGCGGGCTACTAGCCTATGGGCAATCCTTGATAGTCAGACTGGAAATTTGTCCTCCACAAACTAGCTCCAGAATCACATAACGAGGCCTGGTGTTTTCTAGAATGACTGCGACACCATTTTCATCCACCGGCCAAGCGACCCTGGACGAAGTCCTGATTTGCTTCCGAAGGAGAGACAAGACTCCTGACGCCAATTTGCACGGTCGCAACCTCCTTTGCTAGCTGACATGTTTTCTTGAACGTCGATTTTCGCAGCCAAAGACTCCAGTTACATGTTTTTACGAAAGTAGGGCTCCAAAATCTGTTAAGGCATCAACGCGTTCTTTTCGGCGGTGACATGTTCTGAAGCATACAAGATGAGCAGCAGGAATTTGGAAATCGATCTAGAAGCCTAAGAGTACGCGGATATGAGCTTGAAATTGTGTAGGAAAGTAGGTCACAAGTTGAATAGACGATACCTTAGTTTGGCGACACATGACTGGAAGTCCCGTCCTTCTTGGCTGACCAATCCGGCTGAATCCTATACCTTGGAGGCTATACGTAGTATGGATGGCGCTGGAGGTGCGCTGTTTTGTGTACAGAAGGCGGGAAAGGGCATGAAATGGACCTATACCTGCTCCGATAATGAGTCAGTCAGCAATGCGGGCTTACCGTGTCTAGTTGTCTGCTATCGTGCCGAGAACATCGCATCTGTCAGTACCGGTCAGGCCGGTAGTGAGAACTACTTCATTTTCATCTTTGACGAAGATGGGAACGAGTATGTACCCCTTTATCTGTATGATTTGAAGCAAGACGGCCATTGGCACGGTGTTGTGGCTTTGCTACCGAATATAAGGATTAAGACCATTGTCCTACAGGTGCAGGCTGAAGATGATAACGCGTATGTTGAGATTGCGTCTTTTTGCTTTTGCAGCAGAAACGATCGGCTTCTCTTACCCAGCGGTGAGGAATTCGTCATCAATGAGTCTCCAGGTTTGGTTACTAGTTTACATGATTGGTTTGAGTTCGAGTATGTCAATTCTGTACACGACTACCCCGGTTTTACCCCATTGGCTCTAGTTGACCAGGAATATGATGTGGGGATCTCATTTGAAGGAGACAGATTCGACGGCATCTGGTTTGAAAGAGATAAGATATCTATCTCGGTGGGTGGTATTTCCATACCCTTTCATATAACTACTGAGTCACCGCAGCTTATGGGAAGGGGCTTTAGCGAGACCGGGGAGATGGTAGTTCCCATCAGAAGTTCTGCTGGCGCCATATATATCTTACTTGGGGCCCGTTTTACGGGAGTTGAGGAGCCCTCGTGGGGGAAGGGTACCATCTCATCAATATCGCAAGTGGAACGGTTTATCATCGAACTAAGGTACCTTGATGGAGTTTCTGAGTTAGTCTTCCCACAGAATACTCAGACCGGGGAGCATGTAATAGACTCGGGATTTGGGGTCTATGCGGTGGTTCCAGGACGAAAGACCCAAGTGAAGGATGTGGTATTGCACAATAGGATGCCAAATGGTGCCTTCTATATCGCTGGACTTACTGTGGGAGAGGAGCCTTGGCCAGGTACTAAGTTGCCACAACGATGCCAGTATACATACCTTGCCGGGCACAAGACGGGGCCGGGAAAACAAGAGATTACAGTCGAAGGCGATGACATTGTATTTCTGAATGAGTTTGCCAGAGTCACTTTTACTCTCAGCGATGGGTTTGAAATTAGGTCCATATACAATCGACTCACCGGATGCGAAGTATTCCTGAGCTCTACTCCGGTGTTTGATGTACTCAACCATGGGGTCAGTTCAAAGGACATCGTCGTAAATAACGTGGAGATTGCCGACTCTGCCATGCGAGTCGAGTTAAGTATGAGCTTTGGGAAAGCGGAAGTAATTGGATGTTTTAACGAGTCTGGTGAGTTGGAGCTGGAGCTTTCATTTACTAATCTAAGCTCCTATGACGAGCAAGTCTCCGTCATATTCCCTTCTCTGCGGAACATAACTAATGCGCCTAGCTCTTGTTTGAATCCTGAAGATCTATGGTATGTCTATCCCAAGAGAGGATGCTGCATTGATCATCGGCCTATTGAGATGAGTCGTTTGTACAGTGGGCAGTTTCCAATGCAATTCTTGAGTTTCTTCAACGCAAAAGGCGGCGGGTTCTACGTAATCGTCCAGGACTTAGGTTTATCCCATAAACTGTTTGAGTTAAGTAAATCCGAAGAAGGCATAGGTAGTTTAGGGGTGCGATACGATGATTTGGTTGCTGGTACAATCACACCCGGCGAAACGAAGACTCTGCCCAAGGTTTCCCTTGGGGTATGCCCTGGGGACTGGCATCACGCCTTTGATGCGTATACTCGGTGGGTTAAGACTTGGTATCGGCCCTTGGTGTCACGGAAGGAGTGGTTTCGAAAGGTCGGCAGTTTTCGGCAACAGTCCCTACACTTTGCCTACCCAGAGAAGAGCGGCATCTTTAACGAAAATGACCGCACCATCTCCTTTGATTTGGCCCTATCTAGGGATCAGAAGGCGTTTGGCTCAGTGGATTATCTGCATCTATATGATTGGAGTTGGTCCCCCCAAACAGGGCGTGTAGGGGACTATGCCCCTTGGAAGTATCTAGGACCAAAAGAATTGCTAAGGGCAGAGATTGACAAGACCAATGAGCAGGGGATACCTGTTGGTCTGTATCTAAACGGCTATTCAGTTGATCCCCGTTGGGGAATGTTGCAGCGAGATGATGCCAAGTGGTTTTTGGTGGATTACCATGGCTGCGTTACATCGATAAGCTCTCCCTTACTTACTTTCTGCCCCTATGCCCCGAAATGGCAGGATTACCTAGTGGAAACCTGCAAACGGGTCTGCCTTGAGACCAATGCCAAAGGACTATACATTGATGAATTCGGTCTAGCTGACTATGAAAGGGCTTGCTATGCGGAGACCCATGGGCATGGGGTACCGGCATATCCATTGCCAGCTGAGGGAGCCATGTTGCAGAGGATTCGAGAAGCGATACCTGAGGAGACGGTGATCTACACAGGGGAGAGTCCCGTGGATGTGATTAGCCAGTACCAAGACGGAAGCTTTACCTATGCTTTGTGCTTAGCAATTGCTGAAGGCTCACCCCATCGCCTGAATCTCTATCGTTTTGCTTTCCCGGATTTTAAGACCATTGAGATTGTTGTCTGTGATAAGCCCCTCGGCAGCGATTACGATAGTCTCAAGAGTGTTCTCTTTAATGGAGAGGCCATCTGGCTGATGGGAACGGCCACGAGATGGTTTGCTCCCGAGACCCTTGCGTTTATTCAGAAGATGACCAGCATCTATCGAAGGCATATGGATGCCTTCACATCCCTTAACCCAACTCCGCTGTATCCAACGTTATTACAAGATGTGTATGCAAACCAGTTTAGCGCGCAGGACGAGAACCTATGGACAGTGTACAATGCCAACTTTCGGACAGTTGATGGTGAATTGCTAGCTGTTCCCCATAGGAAGGGAGCAATTTATATGGATGTGTGGAACGAAACACCAATAATACCTCACGTTGAGGAGGGAGTAGCGTATTTGTCCTTTAGTATTGATCCGAAGGGGGTGGGAGTGATCGTACAACAGTCTGGGCCTACAACTTCAGCTTAATCATATCGAAGGGAGTCGTACATCATGAGAAATGCTTTCGTGGCTGTAATAGTGATCTTGATGTGTACTGGTTTTGCCTGTGCCCAGTCCTATCGAGATAGCCTGGAGGATGCTTCAGTTTGGAGACTGGTGCCTGAAG
This Limnochordia bacterium DNA region includes the following protein-coding sequences:
- a CDS encoding DUF6259 domain-containing protein; the protein is MNRRYLSLATHDWKSRPSWLTNPAESYTLEAIRSMDGAGGALFCVQKAGKGMKWTYTCSDNESVSNAGLPCLVVCYRAENIASVSTGQAGSENYFIFIFDEDGNEYVPLYLYDLKQDGHWHGVVALLPNIRIKTIVLQVQAEDDNAYVEIASFCFCSRNDRLLLPSGEEFVINESPGLVTSLHDWFEFEYVNSVHDYPGFTPLALVDQEYDVGISFEGDRFDGIWFERDKISISVGGISIPFHITTESPQLMGRGFSETGEMVVPIRSSAGAIYILLGARFTGVEEPSWGKGTISSISQVERFIIELRYLDGVSELVFPQNTQTGEHVIDSGFGVYAVVPGRKTQVKDVVLHNRMPNGAFYIAGLTVGEEPWPGTKLPQRCQYTYLAGHKTGPGKQEITVEGDDIVFLNEFARVTFTLSDGFEIRSIYNRLTGCEVFLSSTPVFDVLNHGVSSKDIVVNNVEIADSAMRVELSMSFGKAEVIGCFNESGELELELSFTNLSSYDEQVSVIFPSLRNITNAPSSCLNPEDLWYVYPKRGCCIDHRPIEMSRLYSGQFPMQFLSFFNAKGGGFYVIVQDLGLSHKLFELSKSEEGIGSLGVRYDDLVAGTITPGETKTLPKVSLGVCPGDWHHAFDAYTRWVKTWYRPLVSRKEWFRKVGSFRQQSLHFAYPEKSGIFNENDRTISFDLALSRDQKAFGSVDYLHLYDWSWSPQTGRVGDYAPWKYLGPKELLRAEIDKTNEQGIPVGLYLNGYSVDPRWGMLQRDDAKWFLVDYHGCVTSISSPLLTFCPYAPKWQDYLVETCKRVCLETNAKGLYIDEFGLADYERACYAETHGHGVPAYPLPAEGAMLQRIREAIPEETVIYTGESPVDVISQYQDGSFTYALCLAIAEGSPHRLNLYRFAFPDFKTIEIVVCDKPLGSDYDSLKSVLFNGEAIWLMGTATRWFAPETLAFIQKMTSIYRRHMDAFTSLNPTPLYPTLLQDVYANQFSAQDENLWTVYNANFRTVDGELLAVPHRKGAIYMDVWNETPIIPHVEEGVAYLSFSIDPKGVGVIVQQSGPTTSA